In the Aquimarina spinulae genome, GTACTCCATTATTTTGTTCTTTCTGATACAAAAACAAACTATCTTTTTCTACTTTAAGAGTAATTAAAAGATGACCAGCATCTACAAAATCATAAGTCCCCTCATATTTTTTAAGCACAAGAGGAGAAAGGTTGATCGATTTACGAAGTACTGCTTTTGGCATTTTCACCTTCTTGCTCTCAAGTATATTTTCTAAATCACTTATCAATTGCTCAAAAGGAATTTCATCATAATTTGTTAAGAAAACAATACTATAATCCTGTGAAAAGTTTCTATAGATATAGGCTCGTTTACCTCTTGTACCTCCTGCATGCGAAATACTATGATCATGAATCAAAGAGGCATGGTCTTCTTTGTTTAAGATCGTAAGAAATTGAGCCAAATCATCAACAGACGAATGTAAATTACCCATTCTTACTTCGTCCTGTAAAAAAGAATCAACACTTTTAATGTTTTTTTCATCATCGACATAATGTCCATAGGCATAGCTTTTTAAATGCCTAAGATCTGCATCAAAATTACCACCTGAACGCTTCATTTTTAACGGCTTGAAGAAATTTTCTTTCAAAAATAAAGAATACGAGCTTTTATTGGTTTTGCCTATAATATAGTATAACAACTGAAAACCTATATTAGAATACCGTATCTCAGAACCTGGCTCAAACTCTAATTTCTCTTTTGAAGCCAGAGTCACTATTTCGTCTGGAGAAAGTTCTAATGTATTAGATATTGAAGTATCAAATTCTCTGGGTAAACCCGAACTATTGTCCATAAGATGTTGAATAGTTATACGCTCTCCATTAGGAAAACCGGGCAAATATTTACCAATGGTATCACTACGGTTAATTTTACCTTCGTTTTCTAGCCGAAGTACACTTACTTTGGCAAATAATTTAGAGACAGAACGAAGATCAAATTGACTTTCTACATTTACATATAATTTAGACAGCGTATCCGAAGAGATATTATATGCTTTTCTCAAAACAGTTTTCTTGCCCTTCTTAAGTAATACCACTCCATTAAATTTCTTTAACTCGGTAAGCTTTGTCAAATACATATCGCTTTTTAGAAATAGCGAATCATTGGGCTTGTTTTCATGATCAACTTTTGAAACCTTTGTTTCTTTAGTTTTAGAACATGCTACTAAAAATATTGCTAATACTACCAGTTTTAATAAAATACGAGTCATTTTCTTTTTTATTGCAAAGCAAATACAATTAGCGTATTAAAAATTGTAAAAATGGAACCTTATCTAATGACGGAATAAAAATTCTGGTAGATCATTAAAGAATTGCATAGGTGTTACACCGCATACTTTCTTAAAATCCCTATTAAAATGTGATTGATCAAAATAATCGTATGTATAACACAGTTCGGTCATAGAAATATGTTTATTTTTAATTTTAAATTTAACCAAATCCATAATCCGTACTGTAATGATAAACTTCTTCAAACTATAAAGCACTTCTTGCTTAAAGATTCTATTTAAATATTGGCGGGTTTTTTTATATTTTTCACTCAACAGGTTTACCGATGTCATTCCTTTTACATTATAGATATACTCACAAATATCTTTTACAAAAAGGGCCGAAGAGCTAAGGATAAGGTTTTGTTCTTTTATAAAATCATCTGCTATGGTACACCTATCACTTATCAATATATCTTTAAAAAATTGCTCTTGTACTTCTAGTATGCCTGTTTTTTCCAGACTTAGGTCAATAATCCCAGAAGTATCTAAGTATGAAAAAAAATGCGCATTTGCCCATGGTTGTACCTTAATTGTAAAAAAAGTAAGTGATGTTTCAAATTTTAAAGTATAAGGAGGGGATAGATCATGAATAGTAAATACTTTAAAAGGGATAGGAAAAGTGGATTGTTTCTCTCCATACGTTAGCACACTATTACATTCTTTAAAGAAAACAAAATCATAACAACAATCATCGATCACTGGTACATACTTAACCGTTGTATCCATCTTTTTTGAAAAGTAATAATACTCTTTTATCAAGTGTTGTAAAGATAAATCAGCAAGTTCGCTTTTAATAATCATAGTATTCTAATCATTGTAAACCATCATAGCTATCAAATCTGGATGGTATATAAATTTTGTCAAAAAAAAAAATATTATCCTTTTCTGTCACATTTTTGATCTCTTAGTTGTCATCATATAATAATACATTTATATACTAAAGAAACATATTTATTCATACATTAAAAAACCAATGTTTGATTTCGACACATATCAGGAGTTTTTATTTCCATTTGCCTATAACATTCTAGGATCTACCGACGATGCAAAAGACGCTATTCAGGATACTTTAAACGCC is a window encoding:
- a CDS encoding helix-turn-helix domain-containing protein; this translates as MDTTVKYVPVIDDCCYDFVFFKECNSVLTYGEKQSTFPIPFKVFTIHDLSPPYTLKFETSLTFFTIKVQPWANAHFFSYLDTSGIIDLSLEKTGILEVQEQFFKDILISDRCTIADDFIKEQNLILSSSALFVKDICEYIYNVKGMTSVNLLSEKYKKTRQYLNRIFKQEVLYSLKKFIITVRIMDLVKFKIKNKHISMTELCYTYDYFDQSHFNRDFKKVCGVTPMQFFNDLPEFLFRH
- a CDS encoding serine hydrolase domain-containing protein gives rise to the protein MTRILLKLVVLAIFLVACSKTKETKVSKVDHENKPNDSLFLKSDMYLTKLTELKKFNGVVLLKKGKKTVLRKAYNISSDTLSKLYVNVESQFDLRSVSKLFAKVSVLRLENEGKINRSDTIGKYLPGFPNGERITIQHLMDNSSGLPREFDTSISNTLELSPDEIVTLASKEKLEFEPGSEIRYSNIGFQLLYYIIGKTNKSSYSLFLKENFFKPLKMKRSGGNFDADLRHLKSYAYGHYVDDEKNIKSVDSFLQDEVRMGNLHSSVDDLAQFLTILNKEDHASLIHDHSISHAGGTRGKRAYIYRNFSQDYSIVFLTNYDEIPFEQLISDLENILESKKVKMPKAVLRKSINLSPLVLKKYEGTYDFVDAGHLLITLKVEKDSLFLYQKEQNNGVLYPESENVFFGDKTSEESIKFVKNKSGNYYILMDFQGVQWEGVKVGK